In Paracoccus sp. TOH, a single window of DNA contains:
- the uraH gene encoding hydroxyisourate hydrolase, whose protein sequence is MSGYLTTHVLDTANGRPAEGMRIELYRLDPERRLIAETVTNHDGRTDKPILPETEFRTGEYELVFHVGAWLDGIGHQAAKPRFLDQVPLRFGMSEQDHYHVPLLISPYGFSTYRGS, encoded by the coding sequence ATGTCCGGCTATCTGACCACCCATGTGCTCGACACCGCCAACGGCAGGCCCGCAGAAGGCATGCGGATCGAACTCTACCGCCTCGATCCCGAGCGCCGGCTGATCGCCGAGACCGTCACCAACCACGACGGCCGCACCGACAAGCCCATCCTGCCCGAGACGGAATTCCGGACCGGCGAATACGAACTGGTGTTCCATGTCGGCGCCTGGCTCGACGGCATCGGCCATCAGGCGGCAAAGCCCCGTTTTCTCGACCAGGTGCCGCTACGCTTCGGCATGTCCGAACAGGACCATTACCACGTCCCGCTGCTGATCTCGCCCTATGGGTTCTCGACCTATCGCGGCAGCTGA
- a CDS encoding urate hydroxylase PuuD, whose protein sequence is MSDFAVIWDWLAFAIRWTHVVTAICWIGSSFYFVALDLGLRKVPGLPAGAHGEEWQVHGGGFYHIQKYLVAPERMPEHLIWFKWESYMTWISGAALLMVTYWVGSELFLIDPAKMELAPWQAILISAGSLSIGWLVYTNLCKSKLGETPTLLMLLLFVLLMAMGWGYKQVFTGRATMLHLGAFTATIMTANVFFIIMPNQRIVVADLKAGRPADPKYGKIAKLRSTHNNYLTLPVVFLMLSNHYPLAFATEYNWIIAGLIFLMGVTIRHFFNTMHAGGGMKWWTWAVTTILFVIVMWLSTAPMFRQTLEESEARVLTPTQQAMLDTAGWEDAYNAVMGRCSMCHAREPSYEGIHTAPKGVLLETPDDITRAAREIYIQAGVTHAMPPANVSFMEPEERQAIVDWYRSLPRTFALN, encoded by the coding sequence ATGTCCGATTTCGCCGTCATTTGGGATTGGCTGGCCTTTGCCATCCGCTGGACGCATGTCGTCACCGCCATCTGCTGGATCGGCTCGTCCTTCTATTTCGTCGCCCTCGACCTGGGTCTGCGCAAGGTGCCTGGCCTGCCGGCGGGAGCGCATGGCGAGGAGTGGCAGGTCCATGGCGGCGGCTTCTACCACATCCAGAAATACCTGGTCGCGCCCGAGCGCATGCCCGAGCATCTGATCTGGTTCAAATGGGAAAGCTACATGACCTGGATCTCGGGGGCGGCGCTCTTGATGGTCACCTATTGGGTCGGGTCCGAGCTGTTCCTGATCGACCCCGCCAAGATGGAGTTGGCGCCCTGGCAGGCGATCCTGATCTCGGCCGGTTCGCTGTCGATCGGCTGGCTGGTCTACACGAACCTGTGCAAGTCGAAGCTGGGCGAGACCCCGACCCTGCTGATGCTGCTGTTGTTCGTGCTGCTGATGGCGATGGGCTGGGGCTACAAACAGGTCTTCACCGGCCGCGCCACCATGCTGCATCTGGGCGCCTTCACCGCCACGATCATGACGGCGAACGTGTTCTTCATCATCATGCCGAACCAGCGCATCGTCGTCGCCGATCTCAAGGCCGGGCGTCCCGCTGATCCGAAATACGGCAAGATCGCCAAGCTGCGTTCGACGCATAACAACTACCTGACCCTGCCGGTGGTGTTCCTGATGCTGTCGAACCACTATCCGCTGGCCTTCGCGACGGAATACAACTGGATCATCGCCGGGCTGATCTTCCTGATGGGCGTGACCATCCGTCACTTCTTCAACACCATGCATGCCGGCGGCGGCATGAAATGGTGGACCTGGGCAGTGACCACGATCCTGTTCGTCATCGTGATGTGGCTGTCGACCGCGCCGATGTTCCGCCAGACGCTCGAGGAATCCGAGGCGCGCGTGCTGACCCCCACCCAGCAGGCCATGCTCGACACGGCCGGCTGGGAGGATGCCTACAACGCCGTCATGGGCCGCTGCTCGATGTGCCATGCCAGGGAGCCCTCGTATGAGGGCATCCATACCGCGCCCAAGGGCGTGCTGCTGGAGACCCCCGACGACATCACCCGCGCCGCGCGGGAAATCTACATCCAGGCCGGCGTGACCCATGCCATGCCGCCCGCCAATGTCAGCTTCATGGAGCCGGAGGAACGCCAGGCGATCGTCGACTGGTATCGCAGCCTGCCCAGGACCTTTGCGCTGAACTGA